From a single Cryptomeria japonica unplaced genomic scaffold, Sugi_1.0 HiC_scaffold_576, whole genome shotgun sequence genomic region:
- the LOC131068152 gene encoding leucine-rich repeat protein FLOR 1 produces MAIPSHKLFLVFLSLLLVFLFLSPRSSFSHPLLSTRCLSHESQALLRFKDALYISFNLSSWVNGTDCCTNWTGISCDNHTNHVVSLDIRYLGAEGVISESLCQLRFLTSLRLSLTPLTSDGGPGTIKGHIYKRTIILLRKAFWCILLIEDKNKNNGGFIKHIIVYSLIVMLNPYKNYVSMDEGPDTIKRIHL; encoded by the exons ATGGCCATCCCTTCACACAAGCTGTTTTTAGTTTTCCTGTCTCTTttgcttgtcttccttttcctctctccACGCTCTTCTTTTTCCCATCCATTACTCTCGACCAGGTGTCTTTCCCATGAATCCCAGGCTCTCCTTCGTTTCAAAGATGCCCTTTATATTTCCTTCAATCTGAGTTCGTGGGTGAATGGAACAGACTGTTGCACCAACTGGACAGGCATCTCCTGTGACAATCACACCAACCACGTTGTCTCTCTTGACATACGCTATCTCGGTGCCGAAGGCGTGATATCTGAGAGCCTGTGCCAACTTCGTTTTCTCACATCACTGAGATTATCACTTACACCACTTACATCAG ACGGAGGACCTGGTACTATAAAGGGGCACATCTATAAAAG GACTATAATTTTGCTAAGGAAGGCTTTTTGGTGTATTCTCCTtattgaagacaaaaacaaaaataatggTGGCTTCATCAAGCATATTATTGTATATAGTTTAATTGTTATGCTAAATCCATATAAAAATTATGTTTCCATGGATGAAGGACCCGACACTATAAAAAGGATACATCTATAA